A genomic segment from Spinacia oleracea cultivar Varoflay chromosome 3, BTI_SOV_V1, whole genome shotgun sequence encodes:
- the LOC110776334 gene encoding peroxidase 72, producing MVKSMSYCIVLVVLLALSPLCFCHKVVQGGYLYPQFYDHSCPQAQQIVKSVVAQAVSRDRRMAASLLRLHFHDCFVKGCDASVLLDNSGSIVSEKGSKPNKNSIRGFEVIDEIKAELERACPHTVSCADILAIAARDSTVISGGPNWEVPLGRKDSRGASLSGSNNDIPAPNNTFNTILTKFKRQGLNLVDLVALSGAHTIGNARCVSFKQRLYNQNQNGQPDPTLNALYASQLRNQCPRSGGDQNLFFLDHESPFNFDNSYYRNILANKGLLNSDQVLLTKNHKSMKLVKQYAENVELFFDHFAKSVVKMGNISPLTGMKGEIRANCRRINAY from the exons ATGGTTAAGTCCATGAGCTATTGCATTGTTCTAGTTGTGCTCTTAGCACTTTCCCCTCTATGCTTCTGTCACAAAGTAGTCCAAGGTGGCTACCTATACCCTCAGTTTTACGACCACTCGTGCCCACAAGCGCAACAGATTGTCAAATCTGTTGTCGCTCAGGCGGTTTCGAGGGATCGTAGGATGGCTGCTTCCTTGCTTAGGCTCCATTTTCACGACTGCTTCGTTAAG GGATGTGATGCGTCAGTGCTGTTAGACAACAGTGGAAGCATAGTCTCAGAGAAGGGGTCAAAGCCTAATAAGAACTCGATTCGAGGGTTTGAGGTAATCGACGAGatcaaggccgagttggagagAGCGTGCCCCCATACTGTCTCTTGTGCTGATATCCTTGCTATAGCGGCCAGAGATTCAACTGTCATT TCTGGTGGACCAAATTGGGAAGTGCCCCTAGGAAGAAAGGATTCAAGAGGAGCAAGTTTGAGTGGATCTAACAATGATATTCCTGCTCCTAACAACACATTTAACACCATTCTTACCAAGTTTAAACGCCAAGGCCTCAACCTCGTTGATCTTGTAGCTCTTTCAG GTGCTCACACAATAGGAAACGCAAGGTGTGTCAGCTTCAAACAAAGACTATACAACCAAAACCAAAACGGGCAACCCGACCCAACCCTTAACGCACTTTACGCTTCACAGTTGCGCAACCAATGCCCACGTTCAGGTGGCGATCAAAACCTGTTTTTCTTAGACCATGAATCACCCTTCAATTTCGACAACAGTTACTACAGAAACATATTGGCTAACAAAGGGTTGCTGAATTCTGACCAAGTTTTGTTGACCAAGAATCATAAATCCATGAAACTTGTGAAGCAATATGCTGAAAATGTGGAGTTGTTTTTTGATCATTTTGCTAAATCGGTTGTTAAGATGGGTAATATCTCACCATTGACAGGGATGAAGGGAGAAATTAGGGCAAATTGCAGAAGGATTAATGCTTACTAG